In Thermanaeromonas sp. C210, the following proteins share a genomic window:
- a CDS encoding formate dehydrogenase subunit gamma, whose amino-acid sequence MANGRVKRHSGLVRFVHCSVVLSTFLLIFSGLGQLPLYKRYMVDRLPGLSWSSDFGITLIIHYAAAAWLVFAVALHVAYHAARKEFDLIPRRGDFKESWLVIKAMFGRGEEPPADKYLAEQRLAYAYMAVSFFIIIVTGFIKVLKNLPSVALPYGVVTWATHLHNVATVLLILGIGVHLAAFLLKPNRPLIFSMLTGYVSEEYARCRHPLWYRRIKGEEGKPGL is encoded by the coding sequence ATGGCTAACGGCCGAGTAAAGCGCCATAGCGGCCTGGTTCGTTTCGTCCACTGCTCCGTAGTCCTCTCCACCTTCTTACTCATTTTTAGCGGCCTGGGCCAACTGCCCCTCTATAAGCGCTATATGGTAGACCGCCTGCCGGGGTTGTCCTGGTCCTCGGATTTCGGGATTACCCTGATAATCCATTATGCGGCCGCCGCCTGGCTGGTATTCGCCGTGGCCCTTCACGTGGCCTATCATGCGGCCAGAAAGGAGTTCGATCTTATCCCCCGCCGGGGGGATTTCAAAGAGTCCTGGCTGGTTATCAAGGCTATGTTCGGTAGAGGTGAAGAACCGCCGGCGGATAAGTACCTGGCGGAGCAGCGCCTGGCCTACGCCTATATGGCCGTGAGCTTTTTTATAATCATCGTCACCGGTTTTATAAAGGTCCTTAAGAATCTCCCTTCGGTTGCCCTGCCCTACGGGGTGGTGACCTGGGCCACCCACCTCCATAATGTGGCTACCGTGCTCCTGATCCTGGGGATAGGGGTCCACCTCGCCGCCTTCCTTTTAAAACCCAACCGGCCCCTGATCTTCAGCATGCTGACGGGTTACGTGAGCGAGGAGTATGCCCGCTGCCGTCACCCCCTGTGGTACCGGCGTATCAAGGGAGAGGAAGGAAAGCCTGGGCTCTAG
- a CDS encoding (2Fe-2S)-binding protein, whose amino-acid sequence MSLLDLKLKVNGKEYRVRVKPHKRLLDVLRDDLHLTGTKEGCGIGECGACTVIMDGRAVNACLVLAASAEGKEIYTIEGLEQDGKLHPLQEAFMRHNALQCGFCTPGMIMSAKALLDRNPHPTREEIKEAISGNLCRCTGYRQIIEAIEEVSRLPREE is encoded by the coding sequence ATGTCACTGCTGGACCTCAAGCTTAAAGTCAACGGCAAGGAGTACCGGGTCAGGGTAAAACCCCACAAGCGCCTGCTGGACGTGCTGCGGGACGACCTGCATTTGACGGGCACCAAGGAGGGGTGCGGCATCGGGGAGTGCGGTGCCTGTACTGTTATCATGGACGGCCGGGCGGTCAATGCCTGCCTGGTGCTGGCGGCCTCGGCCGAGGGAAAGGAGATATACACCATTGAAGGGCTGGAGCAGGACGGTAAGCTCCACCCCCTGCAGGAGGCCTTTATGCGCCACAACGCCCTGCAGTGCGGCTTCTGTACCCCGGGGATGATCATGAGCGCCAAGGCCCTGCTGGACAGGAACCCCCATCCCACCCGGGAGGAAATAAAAGAGGCCATCTCCGGCAACCTGTGCCGCTGCACGGGTTACCGGCAGATTATAGAAGCCATTGAGGAGGTGAGCCGCCTGCCCAGGGAGGAATGA
- a CDS encoding 4Fe-4S dicluster domain-containing protein yields the protein MNRREFLRRSLAAGVGASLALTGLQRVRAAEGAVTQFGTFIDLTRCDGCKDRSLPLCVDACREANWDKFPQPRKEDLKPYWPQKNYEDWSEKQHVTDRLTPYNWTFVQEVEVEHGGQRVTVYIPRRCMHCDNPPCANLCPFSAQEKKPQGPVVIDPHVCFGGAKCREVCPWHIPQRQAGVGLYLKVAPKFAGGGVMYKCDLCYGRITRGGIPDCVEACPRGALAFGPKEEMRQEAHRRAGSLGGYIYGEKENGGTSTFYVSAIPFESINKALLAAKQQPPMPVGVGNFLDTPNGLAQAVLLAPVAGLVAAGVAAYRGLQGGKKDG from the coding sequence ATGAACCGGAGGGAGTTTCTCAGGCGCTCCCTGGCGGCCGGAGTGGGGGCCTCCCTGGCCCTCACCGGCCTGCAAAGGGTGAGGGCGGCCGAAGGGGCCGTCACCCAGTTCGGTACCTTCATCGACCTCACCAGGTGTGACGGATGTAAAGACCGCAGCCTGCCCCTGTGCGTGGATGCCTGTCGGGAGGCCAACTGGGACAAGTTCCCGCAGCCGCGCAAAGAAGACCTCAAACCCTACTGGCCGCAAAAGAATTACGAGGATTGGTCGGAAAAACAACATGTAACCGATAGACTTACACCCTATAACTGGACCTTTGTCCAGGAAGTAGAAGTGGAGCACGGGGGACAAAGGGTCACGGTGTATATTCCCCGGCGCTGCATGCACTGCGATAACCCGCCCTGTGCCAACCTCTGTCCCTTTAGCGCCCAGGAGAAAAAGCCCCAGGGACCCGTGGTCATAGACCCCCATGTGTGTTTCGGGGGGGCCAAGTGCCGGGAGGTCTGCCCATGGCATATACCCCAGCGACAGGCCGGGGTCGGCCTTTACCTCAAGGTCGCCCCAAAATTCGCCGGGGGCGGCGTGATGTACAAGTGCGATTTATGCTACGGCCGGATTACCCGCGGGGGGATACCTGACTGCGTGGAGGCCTGCCCGCGCGGGGCCCTCGCCTTCGGGCCTAAAGAGGAGATGCGGCAGGAAGCCCACCGCAGGGCCGGGTCCCTGGGGGGCTACATCTACGGGGAGAAGGAGAACGGGGGCACTTCTACCTTCTATGTGTCTGCCATACCCTTTGAAAGCATAAACAAGGCCCTGTTGGCGGCGAAGCAGCAGCCGCCCATGCCCGTGGGAGTGGGCAATTTCCTGGACACGCCCAACGGCCTGGCCCAGGCGGTGCTCCTGGCCCCGGTGGCCGGCCTGGTGGCCGCGGGCGTGGCCGCGTACAGGGGATTGCAGGGGGGGAAGAAGGATGGCTAA
- a CDS encoding BMP family protein — protein sequence MKKLLAVLTALLLLLGAAACGGGQKQEGQPQGGEQTQSSGQQAEEKLKVALLLPGPVNDMGWNASAYEGLKEAEKHHGIEGVYRERVSQSEMEEAFRAFATQGFDVIIGHGFEFGDAAQKVAKDFPDVKFVVTSSTISQPPNLASLQVMNIEAGFLGGYLAGLLTKSGVVAYVGGMDIPPIRNAMIGFELGAKMAKPDVEVLKTMTGSFEDVAKAKEQARAFIEQGADVVLGNADQAGLGVIQAAVEKGVIAVGYDHDQSSAAPDTIAGTSIQSYPIAIDYLIKLVKEGKFEPKFYGMGAAEGATGILWNPQFESKLPAGTKDKVRQVIEDLKSKKLDVEKMAREQGLMN from the coding sequence ATGAAAAAGCTTCTGGCCGTTTTAACCGCCCTGCTGCTGCTCTTGGGAGCCGCCGCCTGTGGCGGAGGGCAAAAACAAGAGGGTCAGCCCCAGGGTGGGGAGCAGACCCAGTCCAGTGGCCAGCAGGCCGAAGAGAAGCTAAAGGTGGCCCTCCTTCTGCCTGGCCCTGTCAACGACATGGGCTGGAATGCCTCGGCCTATGAAGGTTTGAAGGAAGCCGAAAAGCACCACGGCATCGAGGGCGTCTACCGGGAGAGGGTTTCCCAGTCGGAAATGGAGGAGGCCTTCCGGGCCTTTGCCACCCAGGGATTTGACGTGATCATCGGTCACGGCTTCGAGTTCGGCGATGCGGCCCAGAAGGTGGCCAAGGACTTCCCCGACGTAAAGTTCGTGGTCACCAGCAGCACCATTAGCCAGCCGCCCAATCTGGCCTCCCTGCAGGTCATGAACATCGAAGCAGGTTTCCTGGGCGGCTACCTGGCGGGTCTCCTCACCAAGAGCGGCGTCGTGGCCTATGTCGGCGGCATGGACATACCGCCCATCCGCAATGCCATGATAGGCTTTGAACTGGGGGCCAAGATGGCCAAACCCGACGTCGAGGTCCTAAAGACCATGACCGGGAGTTTTGAGGACGTAGCCAAGGCCAAGGAGCAGGCGAGGGCCTTCATCGAGCAGGGAGCCGACGTGGTCCTGGGCAACGCCGACCAGGCGGGCCTGGGCGTGATCCAGGCGGCCGTGGAAAAGGGCGTGATCGCCGTGGGCTACGACCACGATCAGAGCTCGGCGGCCCCGGATACCATCGCGGGCACCAGCATCCAGAGCTACCCCATTGCCATAGACTACCTGATCAAGCTTGTCAAAGAAGGCAAGTTCGAACCTAAGTTCTACGGCATGGGTGCCGCCGAAGGGGCCACCGGCATCCTCTGGAATCCCCAATTTGAAAGCAAGCTTCCTGCGGGGACCAAGGACAAGGTCCGGCAGGTGATCGAGGACCTCAAGAGCAAGAAACTTGATGTGGAAAAAATGGCCCGGGAGCAGGGCCTGATGAACTAA
- the mntA gene encoding type VII toxin-antitoxin system MntA family adenylyltransferase antitoxin — translation MPDKISSLENHLRELLASRPEIVFAFIFGSYARGTANNLSDVDIAIYVDQTHMPPPGPYGYISNLVVELQQQLRRRVDIVVLNEAPPVLRFHIFCKTVNYSSAAKL, via the coding sequence ATGCCGGATAAAATTTCTTCGCTGGAAAATCACCTGCGGGAGCTTCTAGCCTCCAGGCCGGAGATCGTGTTCGCTTTTATTTTCGGTTCTTATGCCCGTGGAACAGCTAATAACTTAAGCGATGTAGATATTGCCATCTATGTGGACCAAACCCACATGCCGCCTCCGGGTCCGTACGGTTACATCAGCAACCTTGTGGTTGAATTGCAGCAGCAATTAAGGCGGCGTGTGGATATAGTAGTCCTCAACGAAGCACCTCCGGTCCTTCGTTTCCATATATTCTGTAAGACGGTAAATTACTCTTCTGCCGCGAAGCTTTAG
- a CDS encoding flavodoxin family protein has protein sequence MPVILGISGSPRKGATDYAVQVALEEAARFPGITTRYWSVRGKKIAFCTHCDRCIREKTMCHIQDDIKELEELVLEADGFIIGSPVYDMNITAQLAACFNRLRPIFLVHPGKLRNKVGGAIALGGTRHGGQETALLAIINFYLMHEILVCGGIGGCYSGGTVWTRDGKAQGAADDEVGMATVRGLGKAIGEAVWVTSMGRSLWEEKKRELGVADSGPVRDHAI, from the coding sequence ATGCCCGTTATTCTAGGTATCAGCGGCAGCCCCCGCAAAGGGGCTACCGATTATGCGGTGCAGGTGGCCCTGGAAGAGGCCGCCCGCTTTCCCGGTATTACTACCCGCTACTGGAGTGTGAGGGGCAAGAAAATCGCTTTCTGCACCCATTGCGACCGGTGCATACGGGAGAAGACCATGTGCCACATCCAGGACGACATCAAAGAACTGGAAGAGCTCGTGCTGGAAGCCGACGGCTTTATTATAGGTTCGCCGGTATACGACATGAATATCACCGCCCAACTGGCCGCCTGCTTTAACCGTCTGCGTCCCATCTTTTTGGTGCACCCGGGCAAACTCCGCAACAAAGTGGGGGGCGCCATCGCCCTGGGGGGCACGCGCCACGGCGGCCAGGAGACGGCCCTCCTGGCCATTATCAATTTCTACCTCATGCATGAAATCCTGGTGTGCGGCGGCATCGGCGGCTGTTACAGCGGCGGCACGGTATGGACCAGGGACGGCAAAGCCCAGGGGGCTGCCGATGACGAAGTAGGCATGGCCACCGTCAGAGGACTGGGCAAAGCCATAGGCGAGGCCGTGTGGGTCACCTCCATGGGCCGCAGCCTATGGGAAGAGAAGAAACGGGAGCTGGGAGTTGCGGATTCCGGCCCGGTTAGGGACCATGCCATCTAA
- a CDS encoding amidohydrolase, which produces MEGQSMGSRGYVDAHIHVWEFALFHHFADLEKCANLEELVGTLKAKPVEGWAIGVRFNQEGLAEKTIPDRAFLDKAFGPQPAIIVRTCLHLAVANTAAMDRLGVFSRDGVFREAAVASLLRKLVDGLNLDRRRILAEGLRELKNMGAEWVIDMGMDRQKRSLFDGLEGEMRVDFYTVDPVLLDEALGLKIFLDGGLGARTAALTREYTDDPGNYGVLNFTDRALLSLVERAHQRNKPVAVHAIGDRAVDQFLWVVRQTRHPLDRLEHVQYAREEQLEALAELEIPVCIQPIFSREMSWARSRLGPNRMNTAYAWGLMRDKGIRLLAGSDAPVEHADPREAAATVACLEGRHHLDFEEVLELFARANREFYDG; this is translated from the coding sequence ATGGAGGGCCAAAGTATGGGCAGCCGGGGATACGTAGACGCCCACATACACGTATGGGAATTTGCCCTGTTCCACCACTTTGCGGATCTCGAGAAATGTGCCAATCTAGAGGAGCTAGTGGGAACCTTGAAGGCCAAGCCGGTGGAGGGGTGGGCCATAGGGGTCCGCTTTAATCAAGAAGGGCTGGCCGAGAAAACAATCCCGGACCGGGCCTTCCTGGACAAGGCCTTCGGACCGCAGCCGGCGATAATTGTGCGGACCTGCCTGCACCTGGCGGTGGCCAACACTGCGGCCATGGATAGGCTGGGGGTTTTCTCCCGGGACGGGGTTTTCCGGGAGGCCGCCGTTGCCAGTCTTTTGCGGAAGCTCGTCGACGGGCTCAACCTGGACCGCCGCCGCATCCTGGCGGAAGGCTTGCGGGAACTCAAAAACATGGGGGCGGAGTGGGTCATTGATATGGGGATGGACCGCCAGAAGCGCTCCCTCTTCGACGGCCTCGAAGGAGAGATGCGGGTGGATTTTTATACCGTTGACCCCGTCCTTTTGGATGAAGCCCTGGGCTTAAAGATTTTCCTCGACGGGGGACTCGGCGCCCGCACGGCGGCCCTCACCCGGGAGTACACCGATGACCCGGGCAACTACGGGGTGTTGAATTTCACCGACCGGGCGCTTCTTTCCCTGGTGGAAAGGGCGCACCAAAGGAATAAACCTGTGGCCGTCCATGCCATAGGGGACCGGGCCGTGGATCAATTCCTGTGGGTCGTGCGCCAGACCCGCCATCCCCTGGACCGCCTGGAGCACGTCCAGTACGCCAGAGAAGAGCAGCTGGAAGCCCTGGCGGAGCTCGAGATTCCCGTCTGTATACAGCCTATCTTTTCCCGGGAAATGTCCTGGGCGCGGTCCAGGCTGGGCCCGAACCGGATGAATACCGCTTACGCCTGGGGGCTCATGAGGGATAAAGGCATCCGCCTGCTGGCCGGCTCCGACGCCCCGGTGGAACACGCGGACCCCCGGGAGGCGGCCGCCACGGTAGCATGCCTGGAGGGCAGGCATCATCTTGATTTTGAGGAGGTACTGGAGCTCTTCGCCCGGGCCAACCGGGAGTTTTATGATGGCTAA
- a CDS encoding nucleotidyltransferase family protein encodes MSDDITSLREAWRRRAERERQAAVNRRREALAKARRAARWLKEKYGVNRVYLYGSLAWSRHFTPHSDIDLFVEGFTPKELYWRMWSEVEAITAPFPPSIVLAEDALPGLRDEVKKRGHEL; translated from the coding sequence GTGTCGGACGATATTACTTCCCTGCGGGAGGCCTGGCGACGGCGGGCGGAAAGGGAGAGGCAGGCGGCCGTCAACCGCCGCCGTGAAGCCCTGGCGAAAGCTCGTCGGGCCGCCCGTTGGTTAAAGGAGAAATACGGGGTTAACAGGGTCTACCTTTACGGTTCCCTGGCCTGGAGCCGGCATTTTACCCCCCATTCGGACATCGATTTATTTGTAGAAGGCTTTACGCCGAAGGAACTTTACTGGCGCATGTGGTCGGAAGTAGAGGCCATCACGGCACCTTTTCCCCCTAGTATCGTCCTGGCCGAGGATGCCCTACCGGGCTTACGGGATGAAGTCAAAAAAAGGGGACATGAACTATGA
- the hepT gene encoding type VII toxin-antitoxin system HepT family RNase toxin, with translation MQIVLDIGSYILAEEGIVVDEYGDVFAELAKLKVLPAEFARDISGMAGFRNILVHEYARVNKAKVAEVLNRRLGDFREFARYIIKYQIPGPPLTESLFAHYDFPHMGQECLQVPT, from the coding sequence ATTCAAATTGTCCTGGACATAGGCAGCTATATTCTGGCCGAGGAAGGAATCGTAGTTGATGAGTACGGTGATGTATTTGCCGAGCTGGCAAAACTTAAGGTACTCCCGGCAGAATTTGCCCGGGATATCTCCGGCATGGCGGGTTTCCGTAATATCCTCGTCCATGAGTACGCCAGGGTAAATAAGGCCAAGGTGGCAGAAGTGTTAAACCGCCGACTGGGAGATTTCCGGGAGTTCGCCCGGTATATAATTAAATACCAAATACCTGGACCGCCGCTGACGGAATCATTGTTCGCCCACTATGACTTCCCGCATATGGGCCAGGAATGCCTGCAGGTCCCGACGTAA
- a CDS encoding molybdopterin-dependent oxidoreductase: MERIRLNVNGQDYEVDVKPNWTLLKVLREVLGLRGTKCGCSSGDCGTCKVLVDGEAVKSCTILARRAQGKRIVTIEGLSQDGSLHPLQEAFIATGAVQCGFCTPGMIIAAKALLDKNPNPTREEIRAALDDNLCRCTGYVKIIQAVELAAARLRGEVKKIPVPQAGEDGQIVGRRLPLRDAVAKVTGRTVYVGDMRLPGMLYGRILFSPVAHGRIKRIDVSRAQSLPGVRAVVTYQDVPPVAYNSALRFKGHDIPRDEYILTDTVRYVGDRVAAVAADDPETAERALRLIEVEYEELPAVFDPEEALRPGAPEVHEGGNVVKKLEAAAGDVEKALDGADYVFTDRIKLPIVTHVALEPHASLAEFDATAGKLTVWSANQNIFATRIILSEIFGLPVNKVRVIKPPVGGGFGGKLEAVLEPVAALLSMKTGRPVLVEMNRREVMVSTRTRHSAVYYLRTGVKKDGTIVGQDITAYFNTGAYATSALNVTGAMIDKAFRLYRIPDLRVTAYSVYTNCPVGGAMRGYGSPQLVAAREIHLNKIARKLGLDPVEFRRRNLVRPGDINPRFGTSLGNCRVLDCLEKGAQRFNWEEKARQPKGEGRFRRGVGVAAGNHGNGTFGVHVDMTTVALKMNEDGTVTMFTGTQDLGQGGTSMMCMIVAQVLGLSPEQVEVVEADTELTPWDLGTYASRGVWVAGNAALKAARSIRRQLLEVAASVLGVKEEELELGGGFAYCRHCPDKKVPLGDIVAAAQLSKEGGREIKAYESFASVAGPNSYGVHLAEVEVDTETGRVKVLRYVAAHDVGRAINPMYVEGQIEGGIQMGLGYGLTEELIVDPASGKVLNAGLKGYRVFRAKDMPEIEVLLIEEGEPPGPFGAKSIGEASTVPVAPAVVNAVADALGVDFDELPVTPERILAKLRGRP; this comes from the coding sequence GTGGAACGCATCCGGCTCAATGTTAACGGCCAGGACTACGAGGTGGACGTGAAGCCCAACTGGACCCTGCTGAAGGTGCTGCGGGAGGTATTGGGCCTGAGGGGCACCAAGTGCGGATGCTCAAGCGGCGACTGCGGCACCTGCAAGGTGCTGGTGGACGGGGAGGCCGTCAAATCTTGCACCATCCTGGCCCGCAGGGCGCAGGGCAAGAGAATTGTCACTATAGAAGGCTTGAGCCAGGACGGCTCCCTCCACCCCCTGCAGGAGGCCTTTATAGCCACCGGCGCTGTCCAGTGCGGCTTCTGTACCCCCGGCATGATAATCGCTGCCAAGGCGCTGCTGGACAAAAATCCCAACCCCACACGGGAAGAAATACGTGCAGCTCTAGATGATAACTTGTGCCGCTGCACCGGTTACGTCAAAATCATCCAGGCCGTGGAACTGGCCGCCGCCAGGCTCCGGGGCGAGGTAAAAAAGATCCCGGTCCCCCAGGCGGGGGAGGACGGGCAGATTGTCGGCCGGAGGCTTCCTCTCCGCGATGCCGTGGCGAAGGTTACGGGCCGTACGGTGTACGTAGGGGATATGCGCCTGCCGGGTATGCTCTACGGCCGGATCCTCTTCAGCCCGGTGGCCCACGGCCGCATCAAACGGATAGACGTGAGCCGGGCCCAATCCCTGCCCGGAGTGCGGGCAGTGGTCACCTACCAGGATGTACCGCCCGTGGCCTACAACAGCGCCTTGCGCTTTAAGGGCCACGACATTCCCCGGGACGAATACATCCTGACGGACACCGTGAGGTACGTGGGGGACCGGGTGGCCGCGGTGGCGGCGGACGACCCGGAAACTGCCGAAAGGGCCCTGCGGCTTATCGAGGTTGAATATGAGGAACTGCCGGCGGTTTTCGACCCGGAGGAGGCCCTGAGGCCGGGGGCACCGGAGGTCCATGAGGGCGGCAACGTGGTAAAGAAATTGGAGGCCGCGGCCGGCGATGTTGAAAAAGCTTTGGACGGCGCCGATTACGTGTTTACCGACCGTATCAAGCTGCCTATAGTTACCCATGTGGCCTTAGAGCCCCACGCCAGCTTGGCCGAATTCGACGCCACGGCGGGCAAGCTCACCGTATGGAGCGCAAATCAGAACATTTTCGCCACGCGGATCATCCTATCGGAAATCTTCGGCCTGCCGGTGAATAAAGTCCGGGTCATCAAGCCGCCTGTGGGAGGGGGCTTCGGAGGCAAACTGGAGGCGGTCTTGGAGCCGGTAGCCGCCCTGTTATCTATGAAGACCGGACGGCCGGTCCTGGTGGAAATGAACCGGCGGGAGGTCATGGTTTCCACCCGCACACGCCACTCGGCCGTGTACTATTTGCGGACGGGAGTGAAAAAGGACGGCACCATCGTCGGCCAGGACATCACCGCCTACTTCAATACCGGCGCCTACGCCACCAGCGCCCTAAACGTCACGGGGGCCATGATCGACAAGGCCTTCCGCCTCTACCGCATTCCCGACCTCCGGGTGACGGCTTACTCCGTATACACCAACTGTCCCGTGGGAGGTGCCATGCGGGGCTACGGTTCTCCCCAGCTTGTAGCCGCCCGCGAAATCCACCTTAACAAGATAGCCAGAAAGCTGGGCCTCGACCCGGTAGAATTCCGGCGCCGGAATCTGGTCAGGCCGGGAGACATAAATCCCCGGTTTGGGACCTCCCTGGGGAACTGCCGCGTCCTGGACTGCCTGGAAAAGGGCGCGCAGCGGTTCAACTGGGAGGAAAAGGCCCGGCAGCCCAAGGGAGAAGGGCGCTTCCGGCGGGGAGTGGGCGTGGCGGCGGGGAACCACGGCAACGGCACCTTCGGCGTGCACGTGGACATGACCACCGTGGCCCTGAAGATGAACGAGGACGGTACGGTTACCATGTTCACCGGCACCCAGGATCTGGGCCAGGGGGGTACCTCCATGATGTGCATGATAGTTGCCCAAGTGCTGGGCCTGTCGCCCGAGCAGGTTGAGGTTGTGGAGGCGGACACCGAGTTAACTCCCTGGGACCTGGGAACCTACGCCAGCCGCGGCGTATGGGTGGCCGGCAATGCGGCCCTGAAGGCCGCCCGGAGCATACGCCGTCAACTTCTGGAAGTGGCCGCTTCCGTGTTAGGGGTAAAGGAGGAGGAACTTGAACTGGGGGGTGGCTTCGCCTACTGCCGTCACTGCCCGGACAAGAAAGTCCCCTTGGGGGACATCGTGGCGGCGGCCCAGCTGAGCAAGGAGGGCGGCCGGGAGATCAAGGCCTACGAGAGCTTCGCCTCCGTCGCCGGCCCCAACTCCTACGGGGTGCATTTGGCCGAAGTGGAAGTCGACACGGAGACCGGACGGGTAAAGGTGCTCAGGTATGTGGCGGCCCACGATGTAGGGCGGGCCATCAACCCCATGTATGTGGAAGGACAGATAGAAGGCGGCATCCAGATGGGGCTGGGGTACGGGCTGACGGAGGAGCTTATTGTCGATCCGGCCAGCGGCAAGGTACTCAATGCCGGCCTGAAGGGTTACCGGGTGTTCCGGGCCAAGGATATGCCGGAGATAGAAGTTTTGCTCATCGAGGAGGGAGAACCCCCGGGGCCCTTTGGGGCCAAAAGCATCGGCGAGGCTTCCACCGTGCCCGTGGCACCGGCGGTGGTTAACGCCGTGGCCGACGCCCTGGGAGTTGACTTCGACGAACTGCCGGTGACCCCCGAAAGGATCCTGGCCAAGCTGCGGGGGAGGCCCTAG
- a CDS encoding FAD binding domain-containing protein, whose product MHKFDYVKARSLEEALAALSQGGEKACALAGGTDLLVGFRAEDARLRHIELVVDIGDLTELAYIREENGCIAVGALATHAAVAESPLIREAAPFLAAACSQVGSPQIRNRGTVGGNLCNASPAADTLPVLVALEAEVVLRSPAGERRVPVSRFVKGPHRTDLRPGELVTEIRFNRPLPGTRTCFIKLGRRKAMSIARLSIAVLLKKDGGGTVEEVRLVPGAALPVPARVTAAEEIVRGQVLTVELAREAGEKLAQEMVRITGQRWSTPYKVPAIAALTRRAILTAGGLEDVTAGPQA is encoded by the coding sequence GTGCATAAGTTCGACTATGTGAAGGCCCGTTCACTGGAGGAGGCCCTAGCAGCCCTTTCCCAGGGGGGTGAGAAGGCCTGTGCCCTGGCGGGAGGGACGGACCTCCTGGTGGGCTTCCGGGCCGAAGACGCCCGCCTGAGGCATATCGAGCTGGTAGTCGATATCGGCGACCTTACCGAGCTGGCCTACATTCGGGAAGAAAACGGGTGCATAGCGGTGGGAGCCCTGGCCACCCATGCCGCCGTAGCGGAATCTCCCCTCATACGAGAGGCGGCGCCCTTCCTGGCGGCGGCCTGTTCCCAGGTAGGGTCGCCCCAGATACGCAACCGGGGCACGGTGGGAGGGAACCTGTGCAATGCCTCCCCCGCCGCCGACACCCTGCCCGTTTTGGTAGCCCTGGAAGCCGAAGTGGTGCTCCGGAGCCCGGCGGGAGAGCGGAGGGTACCGGTGAGCCGCTTCGTCAAGGGACCGCACCGAACCGACCTCCGGCCGGGAGAGCTGGTGACCGAGATCCGCTTTAACCGGCCCCTTCCCGGCACCCGGACCTGCTTTATCAAACTGGGCCGGCGCAAGGCCATGAGCATCGCCCGCTTAAGCATCGCGGTCCTCCTTAAAAAAGACGGAGGCGGGACGGTAGAGGAGGTGCGGCTGGTACCAGGGGCCGCCCTGCCCGTCCCGGCCAGGGTGACGGCGGCCGAAGAGATCGTCCGGGGCCAAGTGCTTACGGTAGAGCTGGCCCGGGAAGCGGGAGAGAAACTTGCCCAGGAGATGGTGCGCATCACCGGGCAGCGGTGGTCCACGCCTTACAAAGTACCGGCCATAGCCGCCCTTACCAGGAGGGCTATTCTTACAGCTGGGGGGCTCGAGGATGTCACTGCTGGACCTCAAGCTTAA